In the Streptomyces sp. cg36 genome, one interval contains:
- a CDS encoding ATP-binding protein, with protein sequence MRRFSRIRPPGLRPPRGLRVRLVVAFLLAVAFGSLLTAGLTFHRARSAILERTEHTAVADLRTQLDSLAPDLPFPPTAEQLRGLTLQLDRAGGSRAWRSAASYRSGPPVAAGSGAPPVPTGLRETVERTGQAAFQHLDRDGHPWLAVGMPVSYADDPRRPQNADKASGLTVYASFPLSDDEADIAALVTAAEAGVLPALALALVPALFAARSVLRPVRQLRSGAERIAAGELGTRLHAEGHDELADLTRSFNTMAATLEKDDAELRRVEAGARRFAADVAHELRTPLAAMAAVTEVLDEDAASGVMPADTADAVRLVSTETRALARMVEDLMEVSRFDAKAAPLDAVQVDLCTLVAKTLQLRGWSDDPRVTADLPAPVDVRADPRRVDVILANLVGNALRHGAPPVAVAVRASGDDAVVTVTDHGTGIAETALPHVFDRFYKADAARARSEGSGLGLAIAYENALLHGGTLTAANTPGGGAVFTLTLPLTVDPDQP encoded by the coding sequence ATGCGCCGCTTCAGCCGTATCCGCCCGCCGGGACTCCGGCCGCCGCGCGGGCTGCGGGTGCGGCTCGTCGTCGCCTTCCTGCTCGCCGTGGCCTTCGGCTCACTGCTCACCGCCGGACTCACCTTCCACCGGGCGCGTTCGGCCATTCTGGAGCGCACCGAGCACACCGCCGTCGCCGACCTGCGCACCCAGCTCGATTCCCTCGCCCCTGATCTGCCCTTCCCGCCCACCGCTGAGCAGTTGCGCGGCCTCACCCTCCAGCTCGACCGGGCCGGCGGATCCCGGGCGTGGCGCTCCGCCGCCTCGTACCGGTCGGGCCCGCCGGTCGCGGCGGGCTCCGGTGCGCCACCGGTGCCGACCGGGCTGCGCGAGACCGTCGAACGGACGGGCCAGGCGGCCTTCCAGCACCTGGACCGCGACGGTCACCCCTGGCTGGCCGTGGGCATGCCCGTCTCCTACGCCGACGATCCGCGACGGCCCCAGAACGCGGACAAGGCGTCGGGGCTCACCGTGTACGCGTCGTTCCCCCTCAGCGACGACGAGGCCGACATCGCCGCGCTGGTCACCGCGGCCGAAGCGGGAGTGCTGCCCGCGCTGGCCCTCGCGCTCGTACCCGCCCTCTTCGCGGCCCGCAGCGTGCTGCGCCCGGTACGCCAGCTGCGCAGCGGCGCCGAGCGCATCGCCGCCGGTGAGCTGGGCACCCGGCTGCACGCCGAGGGCCACGACGAACTCGCCGACCTCACCCGCTCGTTCAACACCATGGCGGCCACCCTGGAGAAGGACGACGCGGAGCTGCGCCGGGTCGAGGCGGGCGCACGCCGCTTCGCCGCCGACGTCGCCCATGAACTGCGCACTCCGCTCGCGGCGATGGCGGCGGTGACCGAAGTCCTCGACGAGGACGCCGCCTCGGGCGTCATGCCCGCCGACACCGCCGACGCCGTCCGCCTCGTCAGCACCGAGACCCGCGCCCTCGCCCGTATGGTCGAGGACTTGATGGAGGTCTCCCGCTTCGACGCCAAGGCCGCCCCGCTCGACGCCGTGCAGGTGGACCTGTGCACCCTGGTGGCCAAGACCCTCCAACTGCGCGGCTGGTCCGACGACCCACGGGTCACCGCCGACCTCCCGGCGCCGGTGGACGTACGCGCCGATCCGCGCCGCGTCGACGTCATCCTCGCCAACCTCGTCGGCAACGCCCTGCGCCACGGCGCCCCTCCGGTCGCCGTCGCGGTGCGGGCCTCGGGTGACGACGCGGTGGTCACCGTCACCGACCACGGCACGGGCATCGCCGAGACCGCCCTCCCCCACGTCTTCGACCGCTTCTACAAGGCGGACGCGGCACGCGCCCGCTCGGAGGGCAGCGGCCTCGGCCTGGCCATCGCCTACGAGAACGCCCTGCTGCACGGCGGCACCCTCACCGCCGCCAACACCCCTGGCGGCGGCGCCGTCTTCACCCTCACCCTGCCGCTCACCGTCGACCCGGACCAGCCATGA
- a CDS encoding response regulator has protein sequence MDEMPPDHRPAPRVRVLLVDDEEMIRHGVRLILKHADDIDVVGEAVNGRQAVELAAVHHPDVALVDIRMPVQDGLATIAPLLALDPAPRVVMLTTFGDEDNVLRALREGAAGFLLKDEGPQELIRAVHAAAAGDAVLSPGVTGSVIARMLRGGRPGDGAAVEDERIARLTGREREVLAMLGEGLSNQEVADRLAIGVGTVKAHVGAILEKTGSASRVQAALLAHRTGLAS, from the coding sequence ATGGACGAGATGCCCCCCGACCACCGCCCGGCACCCCGCGTAAGGGTTCTGCTCGTCGACGACGAGGAGATGATCCGGCACGGTGTCCGTCTGATCCTCAAGCACGCCGACGACATCGACGTCGTGGGCGAGGCCGTCAACGGGCGCCAGGCCGTCGAGCTCGCCGCCGTCCACCACCCCGACGTGGCCCTCGTCGACATCCGGATGCCGGTCCAGGACGGCCTGGCCACCATCGCTCCGCTGCTCGCGCTCGATCCCGCGCCACGCGTGGTGATGCTGACGACCTTCGGCGACGAGGACAACGTCCTGCGGGCGTTGCGGGAAGGCGCCGCGGGCTTCCTCCTCAAGGACGAGGGCCCGCAGGAGCTGATCCGGGCGGTCCACGCTGCCGCCGCGGGCGACGCCGTGCTCTCGCCGGGCGTCACCGGCTCGGTGATCGCGCGGATGCTGCGCGGCGGGCGGCCGGGCGACGGCGCGGCGGTGGAGGACGAGCGGATCGCCCGGCTCACCGGCCGGGAGCGGGAGGTCCTGGCGATGCTCGGCGAGGGGCTGTCCAACCAGGAGGTCGCCGACCGCCTCGCCATCGGGGTGGGCACCGTGAAGGCGCACGTGGGCGCGATCCTGGAGAAGACCGGGTCGGCCAGCCGCGTTCAGGCGGCCCTCCTCGCCCACCGCACGGGCCTGGCCTCCTGA
- a CDS encoding ABC transporter permease: MLRTALRNVVASKARAAMTVLAVCLGVAFVCGTLVFADSSAAAFRAAASKNFADIAVTVTPKDPPPGSGTPRGPGALDDRLVRELARVPGVAGVRPLADGSALLNAADGSPLRIKTGANQAAAYLPGDDGKDSRYPLLRGHAPLNSGEIALDSGTAAAGRFSIGDTVTLATDGPVMSKRLVGVVRTDDTRVTAGGTLALFDRGTAQQLFASPGHYTGIDLAATPGTSQFTLAQRVGAVLPTDRAEATTGAAQADQQAILVNTMTRGYAKLPLVFAAVSLFIGSFLIINTFTMLVTRRTREIALLRAIGATRRQVTRSVLAEAALIGLVASALGFVLGLAVASALPHLLGTDRSPLPSGPLVIGARPVVAALGVGVGVTVLAAWLPSRRAAKVAPVEAMRTAGQSPTAAVSRIRAAAGLALLVLGGGLLLSLGGAKDASQDNLQSALLGCGVLVAGLIVSAPLLARPTVKLMGRLTGRFGVVGHLARQNALRDPRRTAATASILMISTALVAGLAVLGNSTGQSLDRQAAAGLGADYVIGTRTPTAAIDRAAVRRVADTPGVGTATAVADSTLIVGGHVRQISGVDPATVGQVMKLRFLSGSAKDLGPGRIALSRTVADAHGLRAGGKLNAVLGRGGDFRQYEVVGVYEDSPIAQDALGARDQVRKSSHLPGSVQRVLVRTEHGTTSKALEGALRKAVGDSPLLKVQDRDQLVHEAAGTLGDLLTLMYGLLAIGVVISALGIVNTMAMSVAERTREIGVLRAIGMDRGVVRRMVGLEAVTVAVFGTLLGLAAGLFGAWAVGPLAGGAMTDYSLALPWGTLALVCLLSLMTGVAAAAWPARRAAALSPLEAVAAQ, from the coding sequence ATGCTGAGAACAGCCCTGCGCAACGTCGTCGCGTCCAAGGCCCGTGCGGCCATGACCGTCCTCGCGGTCTGCCTGGGCGTCGCGTTCGTCTGCGGCACCCTCGTCTTCGCGGATTCGTCCGCCGCCGCCTTCCGCGCCGCCGCGTCGAAGAACTTCGCGGACATCGCCGTCACGGTGACCCCGAAGGACCCCCCTCCCGGCTCCGGCACGCCTCGGGGCCCCGGCGCCCTGGACGACAGGCTCGTACGCGAACTCGCCCGCGTCCCCGGTGTGGCCGGTGTGCGCCCCCTGGCCGACGGCTCGGCCCTCCTGAACGCGGCGGACGGCAGCCCCCTGCGCATCAAGACGGGAGCCAACCAGGCCGCCGCCTATCTGCCCGGGGACGACGGCAAGGACAGCCGCTACCCCCTGCTCCGGGGGCATGCGCCACTCAACAGCGGCGAGATCGCCCTGGACAGCGGCACCGCCGCCGCGGGCCGCTTCAGCATCGGCGACACGGTCACCCTGGCCACCGACGGCCCCGTCATGAGCAAGCGGCTCGTCGGTGTCGTCCGCACCGACGACACCCGGGTGACGGCGGGCGGCACCCTCGCGCTCTTCGACAGGGGCACCGCCCAACAGTTGTTCGCGTCCCCGGGCCACTACACGGGCATCGACCTGGCGGCCACCCCCGGCACCAGCCAGTTCACGCTCGCCCAGCGGGTCGGCGCGGTCCTGCCCACCGACCGGGCCGAAGCCACCACCGGAGCTGCCCAGGCGGATCAGCAGGCCATCCTCGTGAACACCATGACCCGCGGCTACGCCAAACTGCCGCTGGTCTTCGCCGCTGTCTCGCTCTTCATCGGCTCGTTCCTCATCATCAACACCTTCACCATGCTCGTCACCCGCCGCACCCGTGAGATCGCGCTGCTGCGCGCGATCGGTGCCACGCGCCGCCAGGTGACCCGCTCGGTGCTCGCCGAGGCCGCCCTGATCGGTCTCGTCGCCTCGGCGCTCGGCTTCGTGCTCGGCCTCGCGGTCGCCTCGGCACTGCCCCACCTCCTGGGAACCGATCGGAGCCCGCTGCCCAGCGGCCCGCTCGTGATCGGTGCCCGGCCCGTCGTGGCCGCCCTGGGAGTGGGCGTCGGAGTCACCGTGCTCGCCGCGTGGCTGCCGTCGCGCCGGGCCGCGAAGGTCGCGCCCGTCGAGGCGATGCGCACGGCCGGACAGTCGCCGACCGCCGCCGTGTCGCGGATCCGGGCCGCGGCGGGACTGGCCCTGCTCGTACTCGGCGGCGGACTGCTGCTCTCGCTCGGCGGCGCCAAGGACGCCTCGCAGGACAACCTCCAGAGCGCACTGCTGGGATGCGGTGTGCTGGTGGCGGGCCTGATCGTGTCGGCGCCGCTGCTCGCGCGGCCCACGGTCAAACTGATGGGGCGGCTCACCGGCCGGTTCGGTGTCGTCGGCCACCTCGCGCGGCAGAACGCCCTGCGCGACCCGCGGCGCACCGCGGCCACCGCCTCCATCCTGATGATCAGCACCGCGCTGGTCGCCGGGCTCGCCGTCCTCGGCAACTCCACGGGCCAGAGCCTCGACCGGCAGGCCGCGGCCGGCCTCGGCGCCGACTATGTGATCGGCACCCGCACACCCACCGCCGCCATCGACCGGGCCGCCGTGCGGCGGGTGGCCGACACCCCCGGAGTGGGCACCGCGACCGCCGTCGCCGACTCGACCCTCATCGTCGGCGGCCACGTCCGCCAGATCTCCGGCGTCGACCCCGCCACCGTCGGCCAGGTCATGAAGCTCCGCTTCCTCAGCGGCTCCGCCAAGGACCTCGGACCCGGCCGGATCGCCCTGTCCCGCACCGTCGCGGACGCGCACGGCCTGCGCGCGGGCGGCAAGCTCAACGCCGTCCTGGGACGCGGCGGCGACTTCCGCCAGTACGAGGTGGTGGGCGTCTACGAGGACAGCCCCATCGCCCAGGACGCACTGGGCGCACGCGACCAGGTGCGGAAGAGCAGCCACCTTCCCGGCTCCGTCCAGCGCGTCCTCGTACGCACCGAGCACGGCACGACCTCGAAGGCCCTCGAAGGCGCGCTGCGCAAGGCGGTGGGTGACAGTCCGCTGCTGAAGGTCCAGGACCGCGACCAGCTCGTGCACGAGGCCGCGGGAACCCTGGGCGACCTGCTCACCCTCATGTACGGGCTGCTCGCCATCGGCGTGGTGATCTCCGCGCTCGGCATCGTCAACACGATGGCGATGTCGGTGGCGGAACGCACCCGTGAGATCGGTGTGCTGCGGGCCATCGGCATGGACCGCGGTGTCGTGCGGCGGATGGTGGGCCTGGAGGCGGTGACCGTGGCCGTCTTCGGCACCCTGCTGGGACTGGCCGCCGGACTGTTCGGCGCCTGGGCCGTGGGCCCCCTGGCCGGTGGTGCCATGACGGACTACTCCCTCGCACTGCCCTGGGGCACCTTGGCGCTGGTCTGTCTGCTCTCCCTCATGACCGGTGTGGCCGCGGCGGCCTGGCCGGCCCGGCGGGCCGCTGCCCTGAGCCCACTGGAGGCCGTCGCCGCCCAGTAG
- a CDS encoding HAD family hydrolase — translation MIKPIELVIFDCDGVLVDSERIAVRVQVALGAELGWPLTEDEVIRRFIGRSTASIGEQVAARLGEETAGVWRTRFEELHREAVDTGLLPVDGIREALDAITLPTCVASSGSHDKMRHTLGRTGLYEHFEGRIHSATEVARGKPAPDLFLYAARRMGVDPAACVVVEDSRPGVEAARAAGMRAFGYAGGLTPAELLEGPDTVVFHDMRKLPSLLAEQ, via the coding sequence ATGATCAAGCCGATTGAACTCGTCATCTTCGACTGCGACGGTGTGCTCGTCGACAGCGAACGCATCGCCGTGCGCGTACAGGTAGCGCTGGGCGCGGAGTTGGGGTGGCCGCTCACCGAGGACGAGGTGATCCGGCGTTTCATCGGGCGCTCCACGGCCTCGATCGGCGAACAGGTCGCCGCCCGGCTGGGCGAGGAGACGGCCGGGGTCTGGCGGACGCGGTTCGAGGAGCTCCACCGGGAGGCGGTGGACACGGGACTGCTGCCGGTCGACGGAATACGCGAAGCACTCGACGCGATCACCCTGCCCACCTGCGTCGCGTCCAGCGGCTCCCACGACAAGATGCGCCACACCCTCGGCCGCACCGGTCTGTACGAGCACTTCGAGGGCCGTATCCACAGTGCCACCGAGGTCGCCCGGGGCAAGCCCGCCCCGGACCTGTTCCTGTACGCGGCCCGGCGGATGGGGGTGGACCCGGCCGCGTGCGTGGTCGTCGAGGACAGCCGCCCCGGCGTCGAGGCGGCCCGCGCCGCCGGTATGCGCGCCTTCGGATACGCGGGCGGACTGACCCCGGCCGAGCTGCTCGAAGGCCCGGACACGGTCGTCTTCCACGACATGCGCAAACTGCCGTCTCTCCTCGCGGAGCAGTGA
- a CDS encoding DUF5133 domain-containing protein, with translation MLMAHPAVLRDLLAEYDALRALKAAEGDENTRRRLEDVSYTLCVSTGTRDIDAAVIAARHRLPGARTFDDSVVSA, from the coding sequence ATGCTGATGGCTCACCCGGCAGTGCTGCGCGATCTGCTCGCCGAGTACGACGCACTGCGCGCGCTGAAGGCCGCCGAGGGCGACGAGAACACCCGCCGCCGACTGGAGGACGTCTCCTACACCCTGTGCGTCTCGACCGGGACGCGGGACATCGACGCCGCCGTGATCGCCGCACGCCATCGGTTGCCCGGTGCGCGGACCTTCGACGACTCCGTCGTCAGCGCGTGA
- a CDS encoding SGNH/GDSL hydrolase family protein has product MNSKITSLSDRGHTSPRFGRPARRTALLAAVVTAAALALTACQGSGGGSGAASAGSTPAADRDSHAKPHKLLWMGDSIGEAQAPALGAAMKAAEAEFTSMAAAGGGGVVGEVASPTWDALPKQLASVKPDVVAYQVTTYDWGTSEEQRAAYERLVKTVNEAGADLLLVSAPPFKIDDFYKPHEAAIKSAPRSAQAVAAKHPDKVHFLDATALWGTDGTAAKAQRSKDGIHSCQQGSAAFAHWFGEQLKKRYGFTPAPVGQWATGAWTGDKVYGQLGCR; this is encoded by the coding sequence ATGAACAGCAAGATCACCTCCCTGTCCGACCGTGGCCACACCTCCCCGCGCTTCGGGCGCCCCGCCCGCCGTACGGCCCTCCTCGCCGCCGTGGTGACGGCGGCAGCGCTCGCCCTCACCGCCTGCCAGGGCTCCGGCGGTGGTTCCGGCGCCGCTTCCGCCGGCTCCACCCCGGCCGCCGACCGCGACAGCCACGCCAAGCCGCACAAACTGCTGTGGATGGGCGACTCCATCGGCGAGGCCCAGGCGCCCGCGCTCGGCGCGGCGATGAAGGCCGCCGAGGCGGAGTTCACGTCGATGGCCGCCGCGGGCGGCGGCGGTGTGGTCGGCGAAGTGGCGTCGCCCACCTGGGACGCGCTGCCCAAGCAGCTGGCGTCCGTCAAGCCGGACGTCGTCGCGTACCAGGTCACCACGTACGACTGGGGCACCTCCGAGGAGCAGCGCGCCGCCTATGAGCGCCTGGTGAAGACGGTGAACGAAGCGGGCGCCGACCTCCTCCTCGTGTCCGCGCCCCCCTTCAAGATCGACGACTTCTACAAGCCGCACGAGGCCGCGATCAAGAGCGCACCCCGGTCCGCCCAGGCCGTGGCGGCCAAGCATCCGGACAAGGTCCACTTCCTGGACGCCACCGCCCTCTGGGGAACAGACGGCACGGCGGCCAAGGCACAGCGCAGCAAGGACGGCATCCACTCCTGCCAGCAGGGCTCGGCCGCCTTCGCCCACTGGTTCGGCGAGCAGCTGAAGAAGCGGTACGGATTCACTCCCGCGCCGGTCGGCCAGTGGGCCACCGGGGCGTGGACCGGCGACAAGGTCTACGGGCAGCTCGGCTGCAGGTAG
- a CDS encoding acyltransferase family protein, with product MPTPPPSAPAHRRPRTTSTTAPAEGRRVAPLDGLRGLAVLGVLFFHAGHLGGGFLGVDLFFVLSGFLITGLLLKEVRARGGRVDLVAFWGRRARRLLPALAVTLAGTLLLLWSFGPPSLLRYALDDAPWVAANLANWHFIADQVGYWNSADTRVFGHLWSLSVEEQFYLLWPVLLGLVARGPKADRRVAGVAAVGAALSLALMLALTVPADTTRVYEGTDTRAFSLLLGALMATAPATRLVARMSPRATGWTSTLLTCAIGAYWVVADGQNAPSLFQGGLFLHALAAAVLIACLARTSHSAVGRVLSLPPLRWFGLISYSLYLWHWPVYLLLGEERLGMSGWGRTAVLLAVSTAAAWLSKVLVEDPVRFRAPWARGRTGAVALLCGLAALAALWTCIPEPRLGVGTVDPGLLVPGEG from the coding sequence ATGCCCACCCCGCCCCCTTCGGCGCCCGCCCACCGCCGCCCCCGTACGACATCCACGACGGCCCCCGCCGAGGGGCGGCGCGTCGCGCCCCTGGACGGGTTGCGCGGTCTGGCCGTCCTGGGGGTTCTCTTCTTCCACGCCGGCCATCTCGGCGGCGGCTTCCTCGGCGTCGACCTCTTCTTCGTCCTCTCCGGCTTCCTCATCACCGGCCTCCTCCTGAAGGAGGTACGGGCCCGGGGCGGACGCGTCGACCTCGTCGCCTTCTGGGGCCGCCGCGCCCGCCGTCTGCTGCCGGCGCTCGCCGTGACCCTCGCGGGCACCCTGCTCCTTCTCTGGTCGTTCGGCCCGCCCTCCCTGCTGCGGTACGCGCTCGACGACGCCCCCTGGGTGGCCGCGAACCTCGCCAACTGGCACTTCATCGCCGACCAGGTCGGATACTGGAACTCGGCCGACACACGCGTGTTCGGCCATCTGTGGAGCCTGTCGGTCGAGGAGCAGTTCTATCTGCTCTGGCCCGTACTGCTCGGGCTGGTCGCACGCGGTCCCAAGGCGGACCGGCGCGTCGCGGGGGTCGCGGCGGTCGGGGCGGCGCTCTCCCTCGCACTCATGCTCGCGCTGACCGTCCCCGCCGACACCACCCGCGTCTACGAAGGCACGGACACCCGCGCCTTCTCACTCCTGCTCGGCGCACTGATGGCGACCGCGCCCGCCACCCGCCTCGTCGCGAGAATGAGTCCTCGGGCGACCGGCTGGACTTCCACGCTCCTGACCTGCGCCATAGGCGCGTACTGGGTGGTGGCCGACGGCCAGAACGCGCCCTCCCTCTTCCAAGGCGGGCTCTTCCTGCACGCCCTGGCCGCCGCCGTGCTCATCGCCTGTCTCGCGCGGACGTCCCACAGCGCGGTCGGCCGCGTCCTTTCCCTGCCCCCGCTGCGCTGGTTCGGCCTCATCTCCTACAGCCTCTATCTGTGGCACTGGCCCGTGTACCTGCTGCTCGGCGAGGAACGCCTCGGCATGTCGGGCTGGGGGCGTACGGCCGTCCTCCTCGCCGTCTCCACGGCCGCGGCCTGGCTCTCCAAGGTGCTCGTCGAGGACCCGGTCCGCTTCCGCGCCCCCTGGGCCAGGGGGCGCACGGGAGCCGTCGCCCTCCTGTGCGGGCTCGCCGCGCTGGCGGCGCTCTGGACCTGCATACCCGAACCGCGCCTCGGGGTCGGCACGGTGGACCCGGGGCTGTTGGTTCCGGGGGAGGGGTGA
- a CDS encoding response regulator, which translates to MARVLLVEDDPAVQRGVTLALRRRGHEVEVAASGETGLLALERHRPDLVLLDLMLPQMSGLEVCRRIRESKQVPIIILSARGDEIDMVVGLEAGADDYIIKPAGGELIEARMKAVLRRVAPTQGTGDPTRAPAGPERHGALGVDRTTLMVTKQGTELALAPSELKLLLFLTAAPGQVYSRQQLLEQVWEHSFYGDVRLVDACVMRLRAKIEDDPRSPVYVQTVRGFGYRFGPL; encoded by the coding sequence ATGGCACGAGTCCTGCTCGTCGAAGACGACCCCGCCGTACAGAGGGGTGTCACCCTCGCCCTGCGGCGCCGGGGCCACGAGGTGGAGGTCGCCGCGAGCGGTGAGACCGGGCTGCTCGCCCTGGAGCGCCACCGGCCCGATCTGGTGCTGCTGGATCTGATGCTGCCGCAGATGAGCGGTCTGGAGGTGTGCCGCCGCATCCGGGAGAGCAAGCAGGTCCCGATCATCATCCTCTCGGCGCGCGGCGACGAGATCGACATGGTGGTGGGTCTGGAGGCGGGCGCCGACGACTACATCATCAAACCGGCCGGCGGCGAGCTCATCGAAGCCCGGATGAAGGCCGTCCTGCGCCGGGTCGCCCCGACCCAGGGCACCGGGGATCCCACACGCGCGCCCGCCGGGCCGGAGCGGCACGGCGCCCTCGGCGTGGACCGGACGACCCTCATGGTGACCAAGCAGGGCACCGAGCTGGCGCTTGCCCCCTCCGAGCTCAAACTGCTGCTGTTCCTGACCGCCGCCCCGGGCCAGGTCTACAGCCGCCAGCAGTTGCTGGAGCAGGTGTGGGAGCACTCCTTCTACGGTGATGTGCGCCTGGTCGACGCGTGTGTGATGCGGCTGCGCGCCAAGATCGAGGACGACCCGCGCAGCCCGGTGTACGTGCAGACGGTGCGGGGCTTCGGCTACCGCTTCGGACCTCTGTGA
- a CDS encoding serine hydrolase domain-containing protein yields MAATVAVVAAAVVAGVLAPATASAGPRPDAVQKHLDELVRKDGVPAALATVKGRDGHTRTYTAGVGDTATKRKVPMDGQVRIASNTKTFTAVVVLQLVAEGKVGLDASVDTYLPGLVRGTGIDGRNITVRQLLQHTTGLPEYFEHDTVLNSPKRYYEPRELLDAALAQKAHFAPGTQWEYSNTNYLLAGLIIQKVTGRPLGEEITKRVIDRIGLRHTYFPTPGDVKIHEAHPQGYYRTEDGSLRNYTELDPSWAWAAGALVSTNTDLTRFYGALLGGRLLPAAQLAQMRTTVPAEAFGPGVRYGLGLTSRPLSCGGVAWGHGGTIPGYYTAGGATDGGRAVNFAVTVIPDEDTAKHVQQAVDDALCR; encoded by the coding sequence GTGGCGGCGACCGTCGCCGTCGTGGCCGCCGCCGTGGTGGCCGGCGTCCTCGCGCCGGCCACGGCCTCCGCCGGGCCACGGCCGGACGCCGTGCAGAAGCACCTCGACGAGCTGGTCCGGAAGGACGGCGTGCCCGCCGCCCTCGCCACCGTCAAGGGGCGCGACGGCCACACCCGCACCTACACCGCGGGCGTCGGCGACACGGCCACCAAGCGCAAGGTCCCGATGGACGGGCAGGTGCGGATCGCCAGCAACACCAAGACGTTCACCGCCGTCGTCGTCCTGCAACTGGTCGCCGAGGGCAAGGTCGGCCTGGACGCGAGCGTGGACACCTACCTGCCCGGCCTGGTGCGCGGCACGGGCATCGACGGCCGCAACATCACCGTCCGCCAGCTGCTCCAGCACACCACCGGCCTGCCCGAGTACTTCGAGCACGACACCGTGCTCAACTCCCCCAAGCGCTACTACGAACCGCGCGAACTCCTCGACGCCGCACTGGCCCAGAAGGCCCACTTCGCCCCCGGCACCCAGTGGGAGTACAGCAACACCAACTACCTGCTGGCGGGACTGATCATCCAGAAGGTCACCGGCCGCCCGCTCGGCGAGGAGATCACCAAGCGCGTCATCGACCGGATCGGCCTGCGCCACACCTACTTCCCCACCCCCGGGGACGTGAAGATCCACGAGGCCCACCCGCAGGGCTACTACCGCACCGAGGACGGGTCACTGCGCAACTACACGGAGCTCGACCCGTCCTGGGCGTGGGCGGCCGGCGCGCTGGTGTCGACCAACACGGACCTGACCCGGTTCTACGGCGCGCTGCTCGGGGGCCGTCTGCTGCCCGCGGCCCAGCTCGCCCAGATGCGGACCACCGTCCCGGCCGAGGCGTTCGGCCCCGGGGTCCGCTACGGACTCGGGCTGACGAGCCGCCCGCTCTCCTGCGGCGGCGTCGCCTGGGGACACGGCGGGACGATCCCGGGCTACTACACCGCGGGCGGGGCCACCGACGGCGGCCGTGCCGTGAACTTCGCCGTGACCGTGATTCCGGACGAGGACACCGCGAAGCACGTGCAGCAGGCGGTGGACGATGCGCTCTGCCGCTGA
- a CDS encoding ABC transporter ATP-binding protein encodes MSQLFASPGTPDTPVTEPAARAVGLTKVYGRGETRVTALEAVSVEFDQGRFTAVMGPSGSGKSTLMHCMAGLDPVTSGSTRIGDVELSSLNDRQLTRLRREKVGFVFQGFNLLSTLTALENITLPLRLAGQRPDRAWLDTVVATVGLADRLAHRPAELSGGQQQRVAVARALVSRPEIVFADEPTGNLDSRSGAEVLGFLRDSVRELHQTVVMVTHDPVAAAHADRVVFLADGHLVDELYEPTADRVLDVMLTFETRDRRTG; translated from the coding sequence ATGTCGCAGCTGTTCGCTTCCCCCGGCACCCCCGACACCCCGGTCACCGAACCCGCTGCCCGGGCCGTCGGTCTGACCAAGGTGTACGGGAGGGGCGAGACGCGGGTGACCGCTCTGGAGGCGGTGTCGGTGGAGTTCGACCAGGGCCGGTTCACGGCGGTGATGGGGCCGTCGGGGTCGGGCAAGTCCACCTTGATGCACTGCATGGCCGGGCTCGACCCGGTGACGTCCGGGTCGACCCGGATCGGTGACGTGGAACTGTCGTCGCTGAATGACCGTCAACTGACGCGGCTGCGACGGGAGAAGGTCGGGTTCGTCTTCCAGGGCTTCAACCTGCTGTCCACCTTGACCGCGCTGGAAAACATCACGCTGCCGCTGCGGCTGGCCGGTCAGCGGCCCGACCGGGCGTGGCTGGACACCGTGGTCGCCACCGTCGGACTGGCCGACCGGCTCGCCCACCGTCCGGCCGAGCTCTCCGGCGGCCAGCAACAGCGTGTCGCGGTGGCCCGCGCACTGGTCTCCCGGCCCGAGATCGTCTTCGCCGACGAACCGACCGGCAACCTCGACTCGCGCTCCGGCGCGGAGGTCCTCGGCTTCCTGCGCGACTCGGTACGGGAGTTGCACCAGACCGTGGTGATGGTCACCCACGATCCCGTCGCCGCGGCCCACGCGGACCGTGTGGTGTTCCTCGCCGACGGCCACCTGGTGGACGAGCTGTACGAGCCGACCGCCGATCGGGTGCTCGACGTGATGCTCACGTTCGAGACCCGCGACCGCCGCACCGGCTGA